A window of the Lactuca sativa cultivar Salinas chromosome 5, Lsat_Salinas_v11, whole genome shotgun sequence genome harbors these coding sequences:
- the LOC111908135 gene encoding benzoate carboxyl methyltransferase, with amino-acid sequence MEAKSILHMNNGNGESSYASNSTVAESAMRKALPILNNTIKEMANRDIIFIHCFKMADLGCSSSTNSLLVASYVINIIHGLCEEKNRRTPQFELYLNDLFENDFNTLFRMLPKFYSGLKKENGEHFGHCFVSATPGSFYGRLFPNKSLHLVRSTYGVHWLSQVPVGVENNTSNIYIAKSSPPNVLKAYQNQFDTDFSTFLQLRSEEVIKGGCMVLTILGRSINDPTSDDCCSFWELLAQSLVDMLKEGLIQESELNSFNVPYYSPCEDEVRNAVHNEGSFFLDNLSVFQINWDPHDTDYTNMKDFEEPSHIHGKTTAKIMRAVTEPLLTSHFGSSIINVLFEKYEKRVALHLANKKTRHFNIVISLSRK; translated from the exons ATGGAAGCAAAAAGCATCCTACACATGAACAATGGCAATGGGGAATCAAGCTATGCCAGCAACTCGACTGTTGCA GAAAGTGCAATGAGGAAAGCTCTGCCAATTTTAAATAATACAATCAAGGAAATGGCTAATCGTGACATCATCTTCATACATTGTTTCAAAATGGCAGATCTAGGATGCTCCTCAAGCACAAATTCACTACTTGTTGCATCTTATGTTATCAATATAATTCATGGCTTATGTGAAGAAAAAAATCGTAGAACACCTCAATTTGAATTGTACTTAAATGACCTTTTCGAAAACGATTTCAATACCCTTTTCAGAATGTTACCAAAATTTTATTCGGGCCTTAAGAAAGAGAATGGAGAACACTTTGGCCATTGTTTTGTTTCAGCTACCCCTGGTTCATTCTATGGTAGACTATTTCCAAACAAAAGTTTGCACCTTGTTCGTTCGACATACGGTGTCCATTGGCTTTCCCAG GTTCCTGTTGGCGTTGAAAACAACACATCCAATATATACATTGCCAAATCAAGTCCACCAAATGTGCTTAAAGCATATCAAAATCAATTTGATACTGACTTTAGTACCTTTTTACAACTGCGCTCTGAAGAAGTAATAAAAGGTGGATGCATGGTGTTAACAATTCTTGGCCGGAGTATTAATGATCCAACCAGTGATGATTGTTGCAGTTTTTGGGAGTTACTAGCACAATCACTTGTGGATATGCTCAAAGAG GGTCTCATCCAAGAATCAGAATTGAACTCATTTAATGTGCCATATTATAGTCCATGTGAGGATGAAGTTAGGAATGCCGTACATAATGAAGGATCATTTTTCCTTGATAACCTGAGTGTTTTTCAAATCAACTGGGATCCACATGACACAGATTATACAAATATGAAAGATTTTGAGGAGCCCAGCCATATCCATGGCAAAACCACTGCAAAAATCATGAGAGCAGTTACGGAACCACTGTTGACATCTCATTTTGGAAGTTCCATAATTAATGTCCTGTTTGAGAAGTATGAAAAGCGTGTGGCACTACATCTTGCAAACAAAAAAACAAGGCACTTTAATATAGTCATTTCATTGTctagaaaataa